A portion of the Micromonospora tarapacensis genome contains these proteins:
- a CDS encoding quinone oxidoreductase family protein: MDAAVMHTQGQPPRFQQFPDPEPQDDELLVKVAAAALPRHLRIAVDNPLYGGGRSVPYVCGLEGLGYLDDGSRVVFYYPREPYGTLAQLSVTRRERCVPVPGELDDATAAALLNPGVTTCFSLSWVGKLVEGESVLILGATGFAGKLAIQAAKKMFGAGRVVAAGRNPEILESLPELGADATIQLDQPDDKLSASFLEQMGDGYDVILDFLWGHPAEVLLGSIPRTFIPRGSIRYVQLGSSAGEQVSGLHADTLRRGGVSILNASAMGTVAETVESMNDFQKQLMQRTAAGELRVDVDRVPLADIEKSWHSDTPGRRMVIIP; the protein is encoded by the coding sequence ATGGACGCCGCTGTCATGCACACCCAGGGACAACCTCCCCGGTTCCAGCAGTTCCCCGATCCCGAGCCGCAGGATGACGAACTGCTGGTGAAGGTCGCCGCGGCGGCTCTTCCACGGCACCTCCGCATCGCCGTGGACAACCCGTTGTACGGCGGTGGTCGATCCGTTCCCTACGTCTGCGGGCTGGAGGGCCTCGGCTACCTCGACGACGGATCCCGGGTCGTCTTCTACTACCCGCGCGAGCCCTACGGCACCCTCGCGCAGCTGTCGGTGACCCGGCGTGAGAGGTGCGTCCCGGTGCCGGGCGAGCTCGACGACGCGACCGCCGCGGCGTTACTCAATCCCGGCGTCACCACCTGCTTCTCGCTGTCGTGGGTCGGCAAGCTGGTCGAGGGCGAGTCGGTGCTCATCCTCGGCGCCACCGGCTTCGCCGGGAAGCTGGCCATCCAGGCCGCGAAGAAGATGTTCGGCGCCGGACGCGTCGTGGCCGCCGGGCGCAATCCGGAGATCCTGGAGAGCCTGCCGGAACTCGGCGCCGACGCCACCATCCAGCTCGACCAACCCGACGACAAGCTCAGCGCGTCGTTCCTGGAGCAGATGGGCGACGGCTACGACGTGATCCTCGACTTTCTCTGGGGACATCCGGCGGAGGTCTTGCTCGGGTCCATTCCACGAACGTTCATCCCACGCGGCAGCATCCGATACGTCCAACTCGGCAGTAGCGCCGGGGAGCAGGTGTCCGGCCTGCACGCCGACACCCTGCGCCGCGGCGGCGTGTCGATCCTCAACGCGTCTGCGATGGGCACAGTGGCCGAGACCGTCGAATCGATGAACGACTTCCAGAAGCAGCTCATGCAGCGCACTGCCGCGGGTGAGCTGCGGGTGGACGTCGACCGAGTGCCGTTGGCCGACATCGAGAAGTCCTGGCATTCCGACACCCCAGGCCGCCGGATGGTCATCATCCCCTGA
- a CDS encoding class I SAM-dependent methyltransferase → MRSDHRYGRDVGIYDRLAGGYEDMRIQSVRSTVHLGLLDWIAGSNAEPPKRILDVGCGTGAMLRRIAWLFPSAELFGVDPAPGMVAEARRRTAEDFGITYVQGTAEELPYDDGHFDLVVSTLCFHHWRSRTEGLSEVSRVLRPGARFGLADHFAIGWLRPTFTLLRSRDRVLRPSELEPVMTQAGLTVDGWRLLYRLGPLPYIHGVLTRRA, encoded by the coding sequence ATGCGGAGCGATCATCGATACGGCCGTGACGTCGGCATCTACGACCGATTGGCCGGTGGGTACGAGGACATGCGGATCCAGAGCGTCCGCAGCACCGTGCACCTGGGTCTGCTGGACTGGATCGCCGGGTCCAACGCTGAGCCGCCGAAGCGGATTCTCGACGTGGGCTGCGGCACCGGCGCGATGCTGCGCCGGATCGCCTGGCTTTTCCCGAGCGCGGAGTTGTTCGGCGTCGACCCGGCACCCGGCATGGTGGCCGAAGCTCGCCGGCGCACCGCCGAGGACTTTGGAATCACCTACGTCCAGGGCACTGCCGAGGAACTTCCCTACGACGATGGCCATTTCGATCTCGTGGTGAGCACGCTCTGCTTCCACCACTGGCGCAGCCGTACCGAAGGCCTGTCCGAGGTGAGCCGGGTGCTGCGTCCGGGCGCGAGGTTCGGCCTCGCCGACCACTTCGCGATCGGCTGGCTGCGTCCCACCTTCACCTTGCTGCGTAGCCGCGACCGGGTGCTCCGTCCGAGCGAACTCGAACCGGTGATGACGCAGGCGGGGCTGACCGTCGACGGCTGGCGGTTGCTGTACCGGTTGGGTCCGTTGCCGTACATCCACGGTGTGCTCACGCGCCGGGCCTGA
- a CDS encoding FAD-dependent oxidoreductase, with the protein MKVAIIGAGVAGVGAALGLLGAGHEVEVYEQAGELRAAGNGVILWPNGTGILREFGIDLDGLGIPMDMIDSRTDDGYSLARIKLAGVTVRYGSPTILAARGDLLRRMADRLPEERLHFGKLCVGITEARDQVTVEFADGSEVTCDVLIGADGHRSVVRRHLFGDRAASYTGWASWHGITSPPIELAGRNHVQSFFSGGGVCGLHPVGDGRVHWVFETPWADGETVPRHLDGRTDSTSSIADALRSRFGRWASPVPELLDSIHDDDISLFPHILHEVLPRWGTERVTLAGDAVHAIPPRAAMGVNQALEDAWVLSRVLVDSGPPARQLLAYENARRPYVERLVNRALKMERLQSRTLIKTAVWFAKRGLTFAGPRQLAIGASSNFLSRDLPMTMRRSG; encoded by the coding sequence GGCGTCATCCTCTGGCCCAACGGGACCGGGATCCTGCGCGAGTTCGGCATCGACCTCGACGGGCTCGGCATCCCGATGGACATGATCGACTCGCGGACCGACGACGGATACTCCCTGGCACGGATCAAGCTGGCGGGCGTCACCGTCCGGTACGGCTCGCCCACCATCCTGGCCGCACGCGGAGACCTGTTGAGGCGGATGGCCGACCGGCTGCCCGAGGAGCGCCTGCACTTCGGCAAACTGTGTGTCGGCATCACCGAGGCCCGCGACCAGGTCACCGTCGAGTTCGCCGACGGGAGCGAGGTCACCTGCGACGTGCTGATCGGCGCGGACGGCCACCGATCGGTGGTTCGCCGGCACCTCTTCGGCGACCGGGCCGCGTCGTATACCGGATGGGCCAGCTGGCACGGCATCACCTCGCCGCCGATCGAGCTGGCCGGGCGCAACCACGTCCAGTCGTTCTTCTCCGGCGGCGGGGTGTGCGGGCTGCACCCGGTGGGTGACGGCCGTGTGCACTGGGTGTTCGAGACACCGTGGGCCGACGGCGAGACCGTGCCGCGCCACCTCGACGGCCGGACGGACAGCACGTCCTCCATCGCCGACGCCCTACGGTCACGTTTCGGCCGCTGGGCCTCGCCGGTGCCGGAACTGCTCGACTCCATCCACGACGACGACATCTCACTGTTCCCACACATCCTGCACGAGGTCCTGCCCAGGTGGGGAACCGAACGCGTCACGCTCGCGGGCGACGCGGTGCACGCCATCCCGCCCCGCGCGGCGATGGGAGTCAACCAGGCGCTTGAGGACGCTTGGGTACTCAGCCGGGTCCTGGTCGATTCCGGTCCGCCGGCGCGGCAGCTGCTGGCGTACGAGAACGCGCGCCGCCCGTACGTGGAGCGGCTCGTCAACCGCGCGCTGAAGATGGAACGCCTGCAGAGCCGCACCCTGATCAAGACAGCGGTCTGGTTCGCCAAGCGCGGTCTGACCTTCGCCGGTCCTCGGCAGCTCGCCATCGGCGCCAGCAGCAACTTCCTCAGCCGCGATCTGCCCATGACGATGCGAAGGAGCGGTTAA